The following proteins are encoded in a genomic region of Paenibacillus sp. FSL H3-0469:
- a CDS encoding insulinase family protein encodes MSSLIAGEVYSGFQVIRKEYIREIESSVYTLEHQQSGARLLYVQNQDDNKVFSVTFRTPPADSTGVFHILEHSVLCGSDKFPVKEPFVELLKGSMKTFLNAFTFGDKTMYPVASQNDQDFANLMEVYLDSVFQPNIYSQPEIFEQEGWHYELPHSGDELIYKGVVYNEMKGSYSSPVTVLIDRIKKSLYPGTIYRHSSGGDPQNIPSLTYEQFLEAHRNYYHPSNSYFYLYGDLNIEERLQFIHAEYLSRYTRKAMDTSIALQAPVGITQLTAEYPILETETAADKTYLSLNYVIGTSMDRELNLAFAILKSMLMDSNAAPLKQALLESGLGKDVVAFYSDSMVQPMLGIALTHSNPEAKEEFVNLVRATLSRLAADGLDEKLVLAAVNSKEFELREADFSQYPKGLTYNMEVMKAWLYDGLPSTYLEYEAALTAIREQSSGRYFERLIETYLLNSNHCSVVVLQPSQTLAGEKDAAVRSRLASYKASLAPAQLDELVLSTQKLLARQNTPDPAEELEKLPKLTLQDINPIAPAGVPTMEYVLDGVKVLHHEVAAGAIAYIKLYWDTSVLAAQQIPYLELLARVLGQLETEAYSIEELTSEIGISTGGIRFQNEVFGAGKSAEGSYQAKFSARIKVMQGNIGGSLKLLHELLYGSNLDNLSKLQEIVRREASGMEAMLTQKGNEIAASRVLSYFSDRGMYEEQLGGVAYYRFIKELARTIDQQAEGLADTLKEICGVLFNTHNLTLSITGTADSYAEFAAHVQELDLSSRVVESQPLLSAQDQAVNEGFMSASQVQYVVKGYDYKKLGFAYSGKLQVLKKILSLTYLWNTVRVKGGAYGGNLLLRRDGVILFTSYRDPNLLETLEVYDRASQFAGEYTADEAEMERAIIGTLAMLDQPLSPGAQGRQADRHYFEQITAEDLQQERNEILSAKAADIRSYASLLEAVTQQNYFCVVGGESKLKSASGAFGSLEELVK; translated from the coding sequence ATGAGCAGCTTAATAGCAGGTGAGGTCTATTCCGGGTTTCAAGTGATACGCAAGGAGTACATACGGGAAATCGAATCCTCCGTATACACGCTGGAGCATCAGCAGAGCGGCGCACGGCTGCTCTATGTACAGAATCAGGATGACAATAAGGTGTTCAGTGTTACGTTCCGGACTCCGCCTGCGGACAGCACGGGAGTGTTTCACATTCTGGAGCATTCGGTTCTGTGCGGCTCGGACAAATTCCCGGTGAAGGAGCCGTTCGTGGAGCTGCTGAAGGGCTCGATGAAGACGTTCTTGAACGCTTTTACCTTTGGCGACAAAACGATGTATCCGGTAGCCAGCCAGAATGACCAGGATTTTGCCAATCTGATGGAGGTCTATCTGGACAGCGTCTTTCAACCGAATATTTACAGTCAGCCGGAGATCTTCGAGCAGGAGGGCTGGCATTATGAGCTGCCGCATTCCGGGGATGAGCTCATCTACAAGGGCGTTGTTTACAATGAGATGAAGGGCTCATATTCCTCGCCGGTGACGGTGCTGATTGACCGGATCAAAAAATCGCTCTACCCGGGTACGATCTACCGTCACTCCTCCGGCGGTGATCCGCAGAATATCCCTTCCTTGACCTATGAACAGTTTCTGGAGGCGCACCGGAATTATTATCATCCGTCGAACAGTTACTTCTATTTGTATGGGGATCTGAATATCGAAGAACGGCTGCAGTTTATCCACGCGGAATATCTCAGCCGCTATACCCGCAAGGCTATGGATACTTCGATTGCTCTACAGGCACCGGTCGGCATTACCCAGCTTACGGCGGAGTATCCCATTCTGGAGACGGAAACGGCTGCGGACAAGACATACTTGAGCTTGAATTATGTAATAGGAACCTCTATGGACCGGGAGCTGAATCTGGCTTTTGCCATTCTGAAAAGCATGCTGATGGACAGCAACGCCGCCCCGCTGAAGCAAGCGCTGCTGGAGAGCGGCCTGGGCAAGGATGTGGTTGCCTTTTATTCAGATAGTATGGTTCAGCCTATGCTGGGTATTGCCTTGACGCATTCTAACCCTGAGGCTAAGGAAGAATTCGTGAATCTGGTCAGAGCGACGCTGAGCCGCCTTGCAGCAGACGGACTGGATGAGAAGCTGGTGCTGGCTGCGGTGAACAGCAAGGAATTTGAACTGCGGGAAGCCGATTTCAGTCAATATCCGAAGGGTCTAACCTACAATATGGAAGTCATGAAGGCTTGGCTGTATGATGGCTTGCCGTCCACGTATCTGGAGTACGAAGCGGCACTTACGGCGATCCGCGAACAAAGTTCGGGCCGCTATTTCGAGCGGCTGATTGAGACCTACCTGCTGAACAGTAACCACTGCAGTGTTGTTGTCCTCCAGCCCTCTCAGACTCTGGCGGGGGAAAAGGATGCGGCGGTCCGCAGCCGTCTGGCGTCATACAAAGCCTCTTTGGCCCCAGCCCAGCTGGATGAGCTGGTGCTTAGCACGCAGAAGCTGCTTGCCCGGCAGAACACTCCTGACCCCGCTGAGGAGCTGGAGAAGTTGCCGAAGCTGACCTTGCAGGATATTAACCCTATCGCTCCGGCAGGGGTACCCACAATGGAGTATGTGCTGGATGGGGTTAAGGTGCTGCATCATGAAGTCGCTGCCGGTGCAATCGCCTATATCAAGCTGTACTGGGACACCAGCGTGCTTGCCGCGCAGCAGATTCCTTATCTGGAGCTGCTGGCGAGAGTGCTTGGACAGCTGGAGACGGAAGCCTACAGTATTGAGGAGCTGACTAGTGAGATTGGGATTTCGACCGGGGGCATCCGTTTTCAGAATGAGGTGTTCGGAGCCGGGAAGTCTGCGGAAGGAAGCTATCAGGCCAAATTCAGCGCGCGGATCAAGGTCATGCAGGGCAACATCGGCGGTTCCCTGAAGCTGCTGCACGAGCTGCTCTACGGCAGCAATCTGGATAATCTGTCCAAGCTGCAGGAGATTGTCCGCCGCGAAGCCTCCGGGATGGAGGCGATGCTGACCCAGAAAGGCAATGAGATTGCAGCCAGCCGGGTGCTGTCCTATTTCTCGGACCGGGGGATGTACGAGGAGCAGCTTGGCGGAGTGGCCTATTACCGCTTCATCAAGGAGCTTGCCCGCACCATTGACCAGCAGGCGGAGGGGCTTGCGGATACCTTGAAGGAAATTTGCGGGGTGTTGTTCAATACGCATAATCTGACGCTCTCCATCACCGGTACGGCGGATTCGTATGCGGAATTCGCCGCACATGTGCAGGAGCTGGACCTGAGCAGCCGGGTGGTAGAGTCCCAGCCGCTCTTGTCTGCACAGGACCAGGCGGTCAACGAAGGCTTCATGTCCGCAAGCCAGGTGCAATATGTAGTCAAAGGCTATGACTACAAGAAGCTGGGATTCGCCTATTCCGGCAAGCTTCAGGTGCTTAAGAAGATTCTCAGCCTAACCTACCTGTGGAATACGGTCCGGGTCAAAGGCGGTGCGTATGGCGGCAATCTGCTCCTGCGCCGTGACGGAGTGATTCTGTTCACTTCCTACCGCGATCCGAACCTGCTGGAGACGCTGGAGGTCTATGACCGGGCCTCTCAGTTTGCCGGAGAATATACGGCAGATGAAGCGGAGATGGAGAGGGCAATTATCGGGACTCTGGCTATGCTTGACCAACCGCTTAGTCCCGGCGCGCAAGGCCGTCAGGCAGACCGGCATTATTTCGAACAGATCACTGCGGAAGACCTTCAGCAGGAACGTAATGAAATCCTGTCGGCCAAAGCTGCGGATATCAGGAGCTATGCCAGTCTGCTTGAGGCGGTAACACAGCAGAATTACTTCTGTGTAGTCGGAGGCGAATCCAAGCTGAAATCGGCCTCCGGTGCCTTTGGCAGCCTGGAGGAACTGGTGAAATAA
- a CDS encoding Atu2307/SP_0267 family LLM class monooxygenase, protein MELGISTFVETTPDVNTGVTLSHAERLREAVEEIVLADQVGLDVYGVGEHHRPDFAASSPAVLMAAAVPLTTRIRLTSAVMILSSADPVRVFQDFATLDGISGGRAEIMVGRGSFTESFPLFGYDLKDYEELFDEKLDLLLKLREPGKVSWSGKHRPAITNLEIYPRPEQHPLPVWIASAGTPESAVRAGTLGLPFALAIIGNVNPSDYARHVRLYKEAAAKAGHDVSKLPIASHSHGYVAETDELAVEGFFPSTHARTNVRAEEKGLPPYHRADYDAARSFDGALYVGDPDTVARKIIHLYEHVGITRFLLHVPHGSMPHAQVMQAIRLFGTEVAPRVREGIKRLK, encoded by the coding sequence GTGGAACTTGGAATAAGCACCTTTGTCGAGACAACGCCTGATGTGAATACCGGAGTGACTCTAAGCCATGCGGAGCGGCTGCGCGAAGCGGTGGAGGAGATCGTGCTTGCGGATCAGGTGGGACTGGATGTATACGGCGTGGGTGAGCATCACCGGCCTGATTTTGCAGCTTCATCGCCTGCTGTGCTGATGGCGGCGGCTGTACCACTGACGACCCGAATCCGTCTGACCAGTGCGGTCATGATTCTGTCCTCAGCCGATCCGGTGCGGGTATTTCAGGATTTCGCAACACTGGACGGGATATCGGGCGGCCGTGCCGAGATTATGGTGGGCCGGGGCTCGTTCACCGAGTCGTTTCCTCTATTCGGCTATGATCTGAAGGACTACGAAGAGCTGTTTGACGAGAAGCTGGACCTGCTGCTCAAGCTAAGGGAACCCGGCAAGGTCAGCTGGAGCGGCAAGCACCGTCCGGCTATAACGAATCTGGAGATCTATCCGCGCCCGGAGCAGCATCCGCTGCCCGTATGGATTGCGAGTGCGGGAACTCCGGAGTCTGCGGTCCGTGCGGGTACCCTGGGTCTGCCCTTTGCCCTGGCGATTATCGGCAATGTGAACCCCTCCGATTATGCCAGGCATGTAAGGCTCTATAAGGAGGCAGCAGCCAAGGCGGGCCATGATGTATCCAAGCTTCCAATCGCCTCACACTCTCATGGTTATGTTGCGGAGACGGACGAGCTTGCGGTAGAGGGCTTCTTCCCGTCCACACATGCACGTACGAATGTCCGGGCGGAGGAGAAAGGGCTCCCGCCGTATCACCGTGCGGATTACGATGCCGCCCGCAGCTTTGACGGTGCTCTATATGTAGGCGATCCGGACACAGTTGCCCGCAAAATCATCCACCTCTACGAGCATGTAGGGATCACCCGCTTCCTGCTGCATGTCCCGCACGGCTCCATGCCGCATGCCCAGGTGATGCAGGCCATCCGTCTCTTCGGGACAGAGGTAGCGCCTAGGGTGCGGGAGGGCATTAAGCGGCTTAAGTGA
- a CDS encoding fructose bisphosphate aldolase yields the protein MNTEQLDRIHTGQGFIAALDQSGGSTPKALLQYGIKEDRYSGDEEMYTMVHSMRTRIIQSPAFTGEHILGAILFENTMDRLIDGQYTADYLWEQKGVVPFLKIDQGLAAPEHGVQLMKPIPALDDLLKRAVSKHIFGTKMRSVIHEANPEGIRQVVEQQFGLARQIAAFGLVPIIEPEVDILSNDKQESEQLLKRELAARLSELPDGMKVMLKLSIPTEDNLYSGLAADPHVVRIVALSGGYTQAEANEKLARQHGVIASFSRALSQGLSDQQSEDEFNSTLAASIQAIYEASIT from the coding sequence ATGAATACTGAACAATTGGACCGGATTCACACTGGCCAAGGCTTTATAGCTGCTCTGGACCAGAGCGGAGGAAGCACCCCCAAAGCGCTGCTGCAATACGGTATTAAGGAAGACCGTTATTCAGGGGACGAAGAGATGTACACCATGGTTCACAGCATGAGAACACGCATTATTCAGAGTCCCGCCTTTACAGGCGAGCATATTCTCGGTGCAATTCTGTTCGAGAACACGATGGACCGCCTCATAGACGGGCAATATACTGCCGATTACCTGTGGGAGCAGAAGGGCGTCGTGCCTTTTCTCAAAATAGACCAGGGACTGGCCGCTCCTGAGCACGGAGTCCAGCTTATGAAGCCTATTCCCGCCCTCGATGATCTGTTGAAGCGGGCAGTCAGCAAGCATATCTTCGGCACCAAAATGCGCTCCGTGATCCATGAGGCGAACCCGGAGGGTATCCGGCAGGTAGTGGAGCAGCAGTTCGGGCTGGCCCGGCAGATCGCCGCCTTCGGACTCGTTCCGATTATTGAACCTGAAGTAGATATCCTCAGTAACGACAAGCAGGAATCAGAGCAATTGCTGAAACGGGAACTGGCCGCACGCTTGTCTGAGCTGCCAGATGGCATGAAGGTCATGCTCAAGCTGTCGATCCCGACAGAGGATAATTTATACAGCGGGCTCGCCGCAGATCCCCATGTAGTTCGGATCGTAGCCCTCTCAGGAGGGTATACCCAGGCTGAAGCCAACGAGAAGCTGGCCCGCCAGCATGGAGTGATTGCCAGCTTCTCCCGCGCCTTATCCCAGGGGCTCAGCGATCAGCAATCCGAGGACGAATTCAATAGCACCCTCGCTGCATCGATCCAGGCCATCTATGAGGCTTCGATTACTTGA
- a CDS encoding RICIN domain-containing protein encodes MFRRGKVLSLFMLFTLLIALVPAGSASAATWNLAWSDEFDGSSLNTANWTAEIGTGTGGWGNNELQYYTNRSQNLKVTGGNLVITAQKESYEGMNYTSARIKTQGLKNFTYGKIEARIKLPSGQGLWPAFWMLGSNINTAYWPACGEIDIMERVNNNAAVNGTVHWDAGGHAEFGRVSGNLDFSQYHVYSVEWDSKYIRWFVDGNQFNEFYIENGTGNTEEFQKPFFLLLNLAVGGNWPGAPNGATSFPAQMLVDYVRVYQAGAPSSGIVSGGVYTLMNKASGKVLDVTDVSTADGAKMHQWTNYTAANQQFRVESTGDGFYKLTAMHSGKLLDVPNASTASGVQLQQANDNGSNAQRWSIVDVGGGYYKLISKASGLAMDVSNSSTADGAAVQQWTDNGTDAQKWQLTKIN; translated from the coding sequence ATGTTTAGAAGAGGTAAAGTCTTAAGCTTGTTCATGCTGTTCACGTTATTAATCGCACTGGTCCCAGCGGGAAGCGCAAGCGCAGCAACCTGGAATCTGGCCTGGAGCGACGAGTTCGACGGATCTTCCCTGAACACTGCCAACTGGACAGCCGAGATTGGCACAGGCACCGGGGGCTGGGGCAACAATGAATTGCAATACTATACCAACCGTTCACAGAATCTGAAGGTAACCGGCGGCAATCTGGTCATTACTGCGCAGAAAGAATCCTATGAAGGCATGAACTATACCTCGGCGCGGATTAAGACGCAGGGGCTTAAGAATTTCACATACGGCAAAATCGAAGCCAGAATCAAGCTGCCGTCCGGGCAAGGCTTATGGCCTGCGTTCTGGATGCTCGGCTCCAATATTAATACGGCCTATTGGCCGGCCTGCGGTGAGATCGATATTATGGAGCGGGTAAATAATAACGCAGCCGTTAACGGCACGGTGCACTGGGATGCAGGAGGCCATGCCGAATTCGGCAGGGTGTCCGGTAATCTGGACTTCTCTCAATATCATGTGTACAGCGTGGAATGGGATTCCAAGTACATCAGATGGTTCGTGGACGGCAACCAGTTCAATGAATTCTATATTGAGAATGGAACCGGCAATACAGAGGAATTCCAGAAACCGTTCTTCCTGCTGCTGAATCTTGCGGTAGGCGGCAACTGGCCTGGCGCTCCGAATGGAGCAACCAGCTTCCCGGCGCAGATGCTGGTGGATTATGTGCGGGTGTATCAGGCGGGCGCTCCTTCGAGCGGCATTGTCAGCGGCGGAGTCTACACCTTGATGAACAAAGCCAGCGGTAAGGTACTGGATGTGACGGATGTCTCTACAGCAGACGGAGCCAAAATGCATCAGTGGACTAATTACACCGCCGCCAATCAGCAATTCAGAGTGGAGAGCACGGGAGACGGCTTCTACAAGCTTACAGCGATGCATAGCGGCAAACTGCTCGATGTGCCGAACGCTTCCACGGCAAGCGGAGTCCAGCTCCAGCAGGCGAATGACAACGGCAGTAACGCCCAGCGGTGGAGCATCGTCGATGTGGGCGGCGGATATTACAAGCTGATCTCCAAAGCCAGCGGGCTGGCCATGGATGTCTCGAACTCCTCTACCGCAGACGGAGCGGCCGTGCAGCAATGGACGGACAACGGAACCGACGCCCAGAAGTGGCAGCTTACCAAAATTAATTAG
- a CDS encoding DUF4179 domain-containing protein — protein MLEKEERVLKQDAQEVNLDAQTIQEMKIYKAMRSGMAQGKKRSKRRFYSYGAGAVLAAAAAIFVIISSIGLPAGGTDDSVLGGSVQTVSTTSWNDFADYRTQPLTNRLVGGILERNLVKPVRQSASNKGYRMDVDGAVTDGRKVYILFNVHNGSDKEVIPADTKIQFGDFEVPYPHRGAALELANSGESRIQPGENKNFIYSTNYPASITDSKEVKFTLILTGTSEQALASSSSKYRTSLEVSFQLDPDDFKDQVRTLPVNRTLTVDGQQIIVHQVQYTPFNTYVDLEYDKANTKQIFSLLNPVLTATTGSQTEKLVYPGRITSNNSEVYKDSSQATLVFRYTGLNEPDSIALKIAGISALEPERMKFVVDLNKQQVIEAPANGFEIVTSKKEHSATAAEILLRRKVTGLSYYTDSQGAVQAEYIGAQLADKFTDANGQVHDRTNRETPLINFGGTMISGDGTGIDEMSLSFDSQAADYPQPLTLSVSRIWNPIMETQSIELFSKK, from the coding sequence ATGTTGGAAAAAGAAGAGCGCGTTCTGAAACAGGATGCCCAGGAGGTCAATCTTGATGCCCAGACGATTCAGGAAATGAAAATTTATAAGGCCATGCGCAGTGGAATGGCGCAAGGGAAAAAACGCAGCAAACGGCGTTTCTATTCCTATGGGGCCGGCGCCGTATTAGCCGCGGCCGCAGCCATTTTTGTGATTATCTCATCCATCGGCTTACCGGCCGGAGGTACAGACGATTCCGTCCTCGGCGGTTCAGTGCAGACGGTCAGCACCACAAGCTGGAATGATTTTGCAGACTATCGCACACAGCCATTAACGAACCGGCTGGTTGGCGGCATCCTGGAACGAAATTTGGTAAAGCCGGTCCGTCAAAGCGCATCAAACAAAGGATACCGTATGGATGTGGATGGCGCCGTTACGGATGGCCGTAAAGTGTATATCCTATTCAATGTGCACAACGGTTCGGATAAAGAAGTTATTCCTGCGGATACGAAAATTCAATTCGGTGATTTCGAGGTTCCATATCCACATCGGGGCGCAGCCCTGGAATTAGCGAACAGTGGCGAATCCAGAATCCAGCCTGGCGAAAACAAGAATTTTATTTATTCCACCAACTATCCTGCTTCCATCACTGATTCCAAAGAGGTGAAGTTCACTCTAATTCTCACCGGAACGTCGGAACAGGCGCTCGCTTCCAGCAGCAGCAAGTATCGGACCAGCCTGGAGGTATCGTTTCAGCTTGATCCAGACGATTTCAAAGACCAGGTGCGCACGCTGCCTGTGAACCGCACGCTTACAGTGGACGGTCAACAGATTATAGTGCACCAAGTACAGTATACTCCGTTCAACACTTATGTCGATCTGGAGTATGACAAGGCGAACACCAAACAGATTTTCAGCCTGCTGAATCCTGTTCTGACCGCAACAACCGGGAGCCAAACCGAGAAATTGGTGTATCCGGGTAGAATCACGTCCAATAATTCCGAGGTGTACAAAGACTCCTCGCAGGCAACGCTGGTGTTCAGGTATACCGGGCTTAACGAGCCGGACTCCATCGCGCTGAAGATTGCCGGCATCTCGGCTCTGGAGCCGGAGCGTATGAAATTTGTGGTCGATCTGAACAAACAGCAAGTGATTGAAGCACCGGCAAACGGTTTTGAAATTGTCACATCCAAGAAAGAACATTCTGCAACAGCGGCAGAGATTCTGCTACGGCGCAAGGTGACCGGCCTGTCTTATTATACCGATTCGCAAGGGGCAGTTCAGGCGGAGTACATCGGCGCACAACTGGCCGACAAATTCACCGATGCGAACGGCCAGGTGCATGATAGAACCAATCGGGAAACACCACTAATCAACTTCGGCGGCACCATGATCTCTGGAGATGGTACGGGAATTGATGAGATGAGTTTATCTTTTGACAGTCAAGCTGCAGATTACCCGCAGCCGCTTACCCTATCGGTATCGCGCATTTGGAATCCAATTATGGAGACACAGAGCATCGAGCTGTTCTCAAAGAAATAG
- a CDS encoding sigma-70 family RNA polymerase sigma factor, with translation MKKANTAELALMDEEVFYERLASEHRKLYALAYSYLRSEADALEAVQEASCRAWMKRKQLKNEQAFTPWLLRITINCCMDELRRKKRVVLTEKLEEEEAQEMRSSDRLDLERAMKRMKPKYRHAVMLKYYQDMTNAEIAKFLNKPEGTIKTWMRQGLMQLRKYM, from the coding sequence ATGAAAAAAGCCAATACAGCAGAGCTGGCGCTGATGGATGAAGAGGTGTTCTATGAGCGGCTTGCAAGTGAGCACCGTAAACTGTATGCGCTCGCGTACAGCTATCTGCGCTCAGAAGCAGATGCCCTGGAAGCGGTGCAGGAAGCCTCGTGCCGGGCCTGGATGAAGCGCAAACAGCTTAAGAACGAGCAGGCCTTCACACCGTGGCTACTCCGGATTACCATCAACTGCTGCATGGATGAGCTAAGGCGTAAAAAACGCGTCGTGCTGACGGAGAAGCTTGAAGAGGAAGAAGCCCAGGAGATGAGGAGCAGCGATCGTCTCGATCTGGAGCGGGCGATGAAGCGAATGAAGCCGAAATACCGGCATGCCGTGATGCTCAAGTATTACCAGGATATGACGAACGCCGAAATTGCCAAGTTCCTGAATAAGCCGGAAGGCACGATCAAGACCTGGATGCGTCAAGGGCTCATGCAGTTGCGGAAATATATGTGA